The genomic interval TAGTGTCGTTCCACAGCTTTAGAAGACTTTTCATTTTCTATCGGAGAATTTGGCGGCGAAGGTGGAAGCGGCGGCACTTCAATGGCTGATATTTGCTCGGCTTGTAGCGCCTTGATGGGCTCCGGCGCAACAACCGGGCATGCAGGTAAGCTCATAGCTGGCTCCAGCTCGACTGCAACTGGCGTAAACATCAGGGGCAGCATGCGGGTCATCAACGATTGCGGCTCGGCCGAAAAGTCAAGCAAATCAACTGTTTTACCATCGGCATCTTCAAAGTCCACCTGCATCTCCGTTTTCTGGGCAAAGAGCTTCATCAATGTCTGCAGAGCAACTGTATTTGGCGGCACTGCCGACGACGGTATGTTGCAGATGGTTTTGATTTTGACGCGGCATTGGCACACGGGCAAGTTCTCAATAAATGGACAAGGCATGCGAAGGTAATTCCGTGCCACATTATGCGTGGAGCCCGTGTCGATGTTACGAACAACAAACTTATTGTTCTCCACTCCAGTAATCTGTGGTCAAACATAAAATGTATTACTAAACGAATCAAATAGACAAATATTGTTGCTAACCTCTGCACGAAAGTTGCCTCGACTGGGACTCACGACAAGCACAAGGCTTCCAACCACGACATCACTGGACTGCCTAAATGGTGGACACTTTGGTTCCACgtatttaaagatatcttcGTACTGCTTGGTCTGCACAGAGCTGATGCAGATCTCCTGGTAGTTGATGACATGCGAGATGTACACCAAGCTACCGTTCTCAATCGACTCCCGCCAGTATTTGTGGCCCAGGTCGCACACGCGGCCCAAGAACGTCATGGCGCGCACAGCGCACACTTGGGTATTGTCGACCAGCAGCGATGCCTGGACCGTGCGCAACTTGTCCTTGCTGTGCAAGTTCTCCATGCAAAACTTGATGCATAGACTGTCACCGGCTTGCATAAGCGCCTGCTGCAAGGATCGCGTGTAGTCCTCTGCTGGAGTGACGGCAAACACGCGCAATGCATGGCCGAGTAGCTCACTGGGAATGCGGCACACCTCGTCGGTCAACGAGACGCGGCCCTCGTCCATTTCGTAGACCAAAAACAGCATGGGCTGCTCTATGAAGTCAAGCAACATGGCACGCCGATAGCCCTGCTTGGTACGGGCCGCCAGAAAGAATGTACGTATCTCTTCGGGAAAGGGCTCAGTGAATTGCAGTCCAGGCTTGTCACTCAGCCTGGCGTTCAAGTCGTCATTTAAATTGCTCATAACCTTAATTTGCAGCAAAGCCACCTGGGGCTCCTTGAGTGCGGCGTCATGTTGCAGAGTTCTTACGAAGCTTACCTCCGGATTAATGGCCAGCATTTGAACCGGTAAGTTGAGGGGAATTGTCATTTTGGGCTTCATTTGCACCTGCTCGATGCCATCAGGCGTCTGGCTGCCTAATAGGCGCAATGTTAGATTCTTGTTGATCTGCACACCCGCATTGGTGGGCAGCTTAACCCTTAAGGCAAACGCATTGTACTCGGCCATGCGCGGCACAGGCAAATACATGTCCTGCAGTTCGCTTCTAACAACTGCACCATAATCAATGAGTCGCACCTCGGCGCTGGCATTCAGTGCGATCACTTCACCGCGATACATTTTATGGTCAACG from Drosophila virilis strain 15010-1051.87 chromosome 2, Dvir_AGI_RSII-ME, whole genome shotgun sequence carries:
- the Kots gene encoding uncharacterized protein Kots; translated protein: MSLDIDKLTCIVCGTWASLMCQRCGEPYCNDVCQRRDWQRHKYFCSIMPPLVKASIPAAASRHEAAPTYVGNKASSPTPILNEHSALEPMVKDLTIGEPIEKQLSQAWREPVMPSEKLFFECRVTYMEKDGSIWVVDIANAERLERLTNNMARSMQYQKSCLFENILVGDLVGVNVDHKMYRGEVIALNASAEVRLIDYGAVVRSELQDMYLPVPRMAEYNAFALRVKLPTNAGVQINKNLTLRLLGSQTPDGIEQVQMKPKMTIPLNLPVQMLAINPEVSFVRTLQHDAALKEPQVALLQIKVMSNLNDDLNARLSDKPGLQFTEPFPEEIRTFFLAARTKQGYRRAMLLDFIEQPMLFLVYEMDEGRVSLTDEVCRIPSELLGHALRVFAVTPAEDYTRSLQQALMQAGDSLCIKFCMENLHSKDKLRTVQASLLVDNTQVCAVRAMTFLGRVCDLGHKYWRESIENGSLVYISHVINYQEICISSVQTKQYEDIFKYVEPKCPPFRQSSDVVVGSLVLVVSPSRGNFRAEITGVENNKFVVRNIDTGSTHNVARNYLRMPCPFIENLPVCQCRVKIKTICNIPSSAVPPNTVALQTLMKLFAQKTEMQVDFEDADGKTVDLLDFSAEPQSLMTRMLPLMFTPVAVELEPAMSLPACPVVAPEPIKALQAEQISAIEVPPLPPSPPNSPIENEKSSKAVERHYFNDLERHLLPLGENMIVLILNSTDLHKCGYATACFFSSEKVAVNFQKLLDRVASIGIVDDTLKPGYLPDVGELCLTLFSEDNSWYRGVCQRVSGQKASILYCDFGNSEVVPLERIKPIPSEVLHGVYATKCFIDGFDKSKNFMILEEYLADKNKILCNVLEGPEPNSRLISIPHLDKILSQELI